A genomic segment from Peribacillus sp. ACCC06369 encodes:
- a CDS encoding Arm DNA-binding domain-containing protein: MTIGYMVNVAKDPVTGKRRQITKSGFKTKKEAQLAANKVKVEDAIANGGVFQESNITFEESATEWLSYYGHQVKISSVRARKIALKHLISSWQNTPLKKITKHMYQSRINELNKEFSHNYIDSIHTTGNMIFKHAIRQDLIKTNPTYGFVMPKKHVTVEDIEEDEVKEKFLELNELKTFLRITKEHGLYLDYLCFFYFGIYRYALRRNASIKMDRPGPY; this comes from the coding sequence TTGACTATTGGTTACATGGTTAACGTCGCAAAAGATCCAGTGACCGGCAAACGGAGACAAATTACTAAATCCGGCTTTAAAACAAAAAAAGAGGCTCAACTTGCTGCTAACAAGGTCAAGGTAGAAGATGCTATAGCTAACGGTGGAGTGTTTCAGGAAAGCAACATAACCTTTGAAGAATCTGCTACTGAATGGTTAAGCTATTATGGACACCAAGTAAAAATCAGTAGCGTTCGAGCGCGCAAGATAGCGCTGAAACACCTTATCTCTTCGTGGCAAAATACACCTTTGAAGAAGATTACAAAGCACATGTATCAATCACGAATAAACGAACTTAATAAGGAATTTAGCCATAACTATATTGACAGTATCCATACGACGGGAAACATGATCTTCAAGCATGCTATCAGGCAAGACTTGATAAAGACAAATCCAACCTATGGTTTTGTCATGCCAAAAAAGCATGTGACTGTTGAGGATATCGAGGAAGACGAGGTTAAGGAAAAGTTTCTTGAGTTAAATGAACTGAAAACTTTTCTACGTATCACAAAAGAACATGGATTATATCTAGACTATCTATGTTTTTTCTACTTTGGCATATACCGGTATGCGCTTAGGCGAAATGCTAGCATTAAAATGGACAGACCTGGACCTTACTAA
- a CDS encoding type II CAAX endopeptidase family protein, whose translation MKKEYWFVIITYIAMQLSSIVGVPIFMLIGSSTGMPADELQVKSAAYWIVFSFLVALSLILFLIRKDMREKVDTRNQDSIPMSILWAIAGVFMALFAQSIAGSIEQMLGVEPESENTQQLISLIYQVPMVIFVTSVIGPILEEIIFRKIIFGSLHKRFNFFISALLSSVIFGLAHGELEHLLLYSAMGFTFAFLYAKTGRIIVSISAHVAMNTLVIILQVVYRKDIEKMIDTAQAFIGGLL comes from the coding sequence TTGAAAAAAGAATATTGGTTCGTCATCATCACTTACATTGCCATGCAATTATCCAGTATCGTTGGGGTACCCATTTTCATGCTGATCGGGTCTTCAACTGGAATGCCTGCTGATGAACTCCAAGTGAAGTCTGCAGCATACTGGATCGTATTCAGCTTTCTCGTTGCTCTATCCTTGATTCTTTTTTTAATAAGAAAAGATATGAGGGAAAAGGTGGACACAAGGAATCAAGACTCTATTCCCATGTCCATATTATGGGCAATAGCAGGAGTGTTCATGGCTCTTTTTGCGCAAAGCATTGCCGGGAGCATTGAACAGATGCTTGGGGTGGAGCCTGAATCTGAAAATACGCAGCAGCTCATTTCACTCATTTACCAAGTCCCCATGGTCATTTTCGTCACTTCAGTAATTGGACCTATATTGGAAGAAATCATTTTCCGGAAAATCATTTTCGGATCACTTCATAAACGCTTTAACTTCTTTATTTCAGCTTTACTCAGTTCAGTTATTTTCGGCTTGGCGCATGGTGAATTGGAACATCTTCTTTTATATTCGGCAATGGGCTTCACCTTTGCTTTCCTTTATGCGAAAACGGGCCGCATCATCGTGTCCATTAGCGCTCATGTTGCGATGAATACGCTTGTTATCATCCTTCAAGTGGTATATCGGAAAGATATTGAGAAGATGATAGATACTGCACAGGCATTCATCGGAGGTTTATTATGA
- a CDS encoding DUF2642 domain-containing protein, which yields MKKQNFHEALNSLIGFNISIISDDKTVHNGVVLDVKSDFIVIQMNPNKQCYFNLNQVYALSKNTKEFQGQILDHEPIQKQSFTELVNELKDHWVTVNRDNNLSFDGFLSTVTNNYIVLLNNDKQLYVQFSNILYIFKGIDNKESSENKQQKNKDEKTENKQSEADQFKESDSVLKEDAEVNSKGKEEPVEQKQEQDILTIGKEEPASAHPEVLSDVKEEPTVQSTVNEVDKDQSNVKESTDKYKNQKSPEKKKKESKKEKPSETNTEISAHPEVLSDVKEEPTVQSTVNEVDKDQSNVKESTDKYKKQKSPEKKKKESKKEKPSETNTEISAHPEVLSDVKEEPTVQSTVNEVDEDQSNVKESTDKYKKQKSPEKKKKESKKEKPSETNTEISAHPEVLSDMKEEPTVQSTVNEVDEDQSNVKESTDKYKKQKSPKKKKKESKKEKPIETNTEISAHPEVLSNVKEEPTVQSTVNEVNKDQFNVKKSTDKYKKQKSPKKKKKESKKEKPIETNKKDIQEAIQENLTKEFRNSGPQEMNEQSAKKKKIKKKETDR from the coding sequence ATGAAAAAACAAAATTTTCACGAGGCACTTAATTCATTGATAGGTTTTAATATCAGTATTATTTCCGATGATAAAACTGTTCATAATGGGGTGGTACTTGATGTGAAAAGCGACTTTATTGTCATTCAAATGAATCCAAATAAACAATGTTATTTTAACTTAAATCAGGTTTATGCCTTATCAAAAAACACCAAAGAATTTCAGGGTCAAATACTTGACCACGAACCAATACAGAAACAAAGTTTTACAGAATTAGTAAATGAACTCAAAGATCATTGGGTGACAGTAAACAGAGATAATAATCTATCCTTTGACGGATTTTTAAGTACCGTAACTAATAATTATATCGTTTTATTAAATAACGATAAACAACTTTATGTACAATTTTCAAATATACTCTATATTTTCAAAGGGATAGATAATAAGGAATCATCAGAGAACAAACAACAGAAAAATAAGGACGAAAAAACTGAAAATAAACAGTCAGAGGCAGATCAATTTAAGGAAAGTGATTCCGTGTTGAAGGAAGACGCTGAAGTTAATTCCAAAGGGAAGGAAGAGCCGGTTGAACAGAAACAAGAACAGGACATTTTAACTATTGGAAAAGAAGAACCAGCTTCTGCCCATCCGGAAGTATTATCTGACGTGAAAGAAGAACCGACTGTTCAATCTACAGTAAATGAAGTGGACAAAGATCAATCCAATGTAAAAGAAAGTACGGATAAATATAAGAATCAAAAATCCCCTGAAAAAAAGAAAAAAGAAAGTAAGAAGGAAAAACCTTCAGAAACTAATACTGAAATAAGTGCCCATCCGGAAGTATTATCTGACGTGAAAGAAGAACCGACCGTTCAATCTACAGTAAATGAAGTGGACAAAGATCAATCCAATGTAAAAGAAAGTACGGATAAATATAAGAAACAAAAATCCCCTGAAAAAAAGAAAAAAGAAAGTAAGAAGGAAAAACCTTCAGAAACTAATACTGAAATAAGTGCCCATCCGGAAGTTTTATCTGACGTGAAAGAAGAACCGACCGTTCAATCTACAGTAAATGAAGTGGACGAAGATCAATCCAATGTAAAAGAAAGTACGGATAAATATAAGAAACAAAAATCCCCTGAAAAAAAGAAAAAAGAAAGTAAGAAGGAAAAACCTTCAGAAACTAATACCGAAATAAGTGCCCATCCGGAAGTTTTATCTGACATGAAAGAAGAACCGACTGTTCAATCTACAGTAAATGAAGTGGACGAAGATCAATCCAATGTAAAAGAAAGTACGGATAAATATAAGAAACAAAAATCCCCTAAAAAAAAGAAAAAAGAAAGTAAGAAGGAAAAACCTATAGAAACTAATACTGAAATAAGTGCCCATCCGGAAGTTTTATCTAACGTGAAAGAAGAACCGACTGTTCAATCTACAGTAAATGAAGTGAACAAAGATCAATTCAATGTAAAGAAAAGTACGGATAAATATAAGAAACAAAAATCCCCGAAAAAAAAGAAAAAAGAAAGTAAGAAGGAAAAACCTATAGAAACTAATAAAAAAGATATACAAGAGGCAATCCAAGAAAACCTGACTAAAGAATTTAGGAACTCAGGCCCTCAAGAAATGAACGAACAATCCGCTAAGAAAAAAAAAATAAAAAAAAAGGAAACTGATAGATAA
- a CDS encoding redox-sensing transcriptional repressor Rex has product MMNHDPKIPQATAKRLPLYYRFLKNLHSSGKQRVSSAELSEAVKVDSATIRRDFSYFGALGKKGYGYNVNYLLSFFRKTLDQDELTKVALIGVGNLGTAFLNYNFMKNNNTKIEMAFEVSEDKVGKQIADVPIYHMDQIDTLLQENNITAAILTVPAQVAQTITDRLVKADIKGILNFTPARLTVPPSIRVHHIDLAVELQSLIYFLKHYPVMEEAALEE; this is encoded by the coding sequence ATGATGAACCATGACCCAAAGATACCGCAGGCAACAGCCAAAAGGTTGCCATTGTATTATCGATTTTTAAAAAACTTACATTCCTCAGGCAAACAAAGAGTTTCCTCGGCAGAGCTAAGCGAAGCCGTAAAAGTGGATTCTGCTACCATTCGCCGTGATTTTTCCTACTTTGGCGCGCTTGGGAAAAAAGGCTACGGCTACAATGTCAATTATTTATTATCCTTCTTTAGAAAAACACTAGATCAGGATGAATTGACAAAAGTCGCTTTAATCGGGGTAGGAAATTTAGGGACCGCTTTTTTAAATTACAATTTCATGAAAAATAATAATACGAAGATTGAAATGGCATTCGAAGTCTCTGAAGATAAGGTCGGCAAGCAAATAGCTGATGTGCCAATCTACCATATGGATCAAATCGATACACTATTGCAGGAAAATAATATTACTGCGGCTATTTTGACAGTGCCTGCCCAGGTAGCCCAGACGATAACCGATCGTCTAGTCAAAGCCGATATAAAAGGAATATTGAATTTCACACCTGCACGGCTGACAGTACCTCCATCCATAAGGGTTCACCACATTGACCTGGCTGTGGAGCTTCAGTCGCTCATCTATTTTCTGAAACATTATCCTGTAATGGAAGAAGCTGCATTGGAGGAATGA
- the speD gene encoding adenosylmethionine decarboxylase translates to MDSNGQHFIIDAKECQVEILNDAKLLEKLLTKAVSDLGMEILNTHFHSFLPHGVTGAIILSTSHFSIHTWPEHRYAALDLYTCGSQELWPVLEELLNEMKAGSAFVYELSRGHESKNKPAIKDLIFTYDGSKKKDSERTVELRDDRGNAYDSIQLKELVEGQHNILYHGSSQFQDITLVEANDLRLYLDQELQFSSLDERHYHEALVFPAMEMASDHERVLILGGGDGLALREVLKYPNVKHVDLVDIDPQVIGLAKTNPKLITQNNCSLLDERVNIHFEDAKKFILREMQPYNVIIIDFPDPVDPVISSLYTIELFSQTAKILSKQGALVCQSNSPEDTPTVFWSIGKTINMAGLNTLEYNVIVPSFGLWGFHLASHFKLPRIIPSISVQHQALTSDMSNLFTIPPSIKEAREKAVMNSLKNLKLHKLYKNEIEKW, encoded by the coding sequence TTGGATTCAAATGGACAGCATTTCATTATAGATGCTAAGGAATGCCAGGTGGAAATTCTAAATGATGCGAAGTTGTTGGAAAAATTATTAACCAAAGCGGTGTCTGATTTAGGAATGGAGATTTTAAATACTCATTTCCATTCTTTTTTGCCTCACGGGGTAACGGGTGCCATCATTCTCTCAACTTCGCATTTTTCGATTCATACATGGCCGGAACACCGATATGCAGCTTTAGATTTATATACGTGCGGAAGTCAGGAATTATGGCCAGTATTAGAAGAGCTTCTTAATGAAATGAAAGCGGGTTCCGCTTTTGTTTATGAACTTTCACGCGGACATGAATCAAAAAACAAACCTGCCATAAAAGATCTTATTTTCACATATGATGGCAGTAAAAAGAAAGATAGTGAAAGGACTGTAGAATTACGGGATGACCGCGGAAATGCATATGATAGTATACAGTTAAAAGAACTTGTGGAAGGACAACATAATATTCTCTATCATGGATCCAGTCAATTTCAAGATATTACATTAGTTGAGGCCAATGACCTGCGTTTATATTTAGATCAAGAGTTACAGTTTTCTTCATTGGATGAAAGGCATTATCATGAAGCGTTAGTATTCCCTGCGATGGAGATGGCTTCTGACCATGAACGGGTTCTCATATTAGGAGGTGGAGATGGACTTGCTTTACGTGAAGTTCTTAAATATCCCAACGTAAAACATGTCGATCTTGTTGATATTGATCCTCAGGTTATTGGGCTTGCAAAGACAAATCCAAAATTAATAACTCAAAATAATTGTTCTTTACTGGACGAAAGGGTAAATATTCATTTTGAAGATGCAAAGAAATTTATTTTAAGGGAAATGCAGCCCTACAACGTAATAATTATTGATTTTCCAGATCCCGTTGACCCAGTCATTAGCTCATTATATACAATTGAATTGTTCAGTCAAACAGCAAAAATATTATCGAAACAAGGTGCGTTAGTTTGTCAGTCTAATTCACCAGAAGATACACCAACAGTATTTTGGAGTATTGGTAAAACAATTAATATGGCCGGTCTTAATACACTTGAATACAATGTTATAGTCCCCTCTTTCGGCTTATGGGGATTTCATTTAGCATCACATTTCAAGCTTCCAAGAATTATTCCGAGTATTTCTGTCCAACATCAAGCTCTAACTTCAGACATGTCGAATTTGTTTACTATTCCTCCGTCAATTAAGGAGGCACGGGAAAAAGCAGTTATGAATAGCCTCAAAAATTTAAAATTACACAAGTTGTATAAAAACGAAATAGAAAAATGGTGA
- a CDS encoding S-adenosylmethionine decarboxylase related protein produces MKAKNTVISILGSAGGVAKSLLAILNKSILDKKDPIHDTIFNEQIHLIDVKQKELEYYHNLFPNLVNKLLLHEFDLMDTMTFKKHLESTKTDIVVDLSYTDTVEMLKCCNEFGVKYVNSALENTMIDENEDLYAGFPLIERIRYFEKSKKSFTNTSAIVCSGMNPGVVQWMAIELLNKYAQDSPIACYIVEQDTSFFKDKKLAKENVIYTTWSPECFLDEAIMSYPMLIQHHTPLFLYEQVYNLEFKVNLGGNQFYGCLMPHEEVYTLCQLYDMEGGFLYKVNEHTTELIRSHLDDVDELWNHEMKVLDPLEAPLKGEDLVGVLLVFKDKERYMYNILSNDVVFSEYKTNATYFQVACGIYASLTVLLLDQIPNGVYYVDELLLTTNNHYAQYLTYYMTDFVTGENENTDGCLLNRMRKFRD; encoded by the coding sequence ATGAAGGCCAAAAATACAGTGATCTCCATTCTGGGAAGCGCTGGCGGTGTGGCAAAGTCATTACTCGCTATATTAAATAAATCGATACTCGATAAAAAAGACCCGATTCACGATACCATTTTTAATGAACAAATACACTTAATCGATGTGAAACAAAAAGAACTAGAGTATTATCATAATCTTTTCCCTAATTTAGTCAATAAGCTTTTGCTACACGAATTTGATTTAATGGATACGATGACATTTAAAAAACATCTGGAGAGCACAAAAACAGATATTGTGGTTGATCTTTCCTATACTGACACGGTGGAAATGCTAAAATGCTGTAATGAATTCGGTGTGAAATATGTCAATTCTGCCTTGGAGAACACTATGATTGACGAAAATGAAGATTTGTATGCGGGATTCCCTTTGATTGAGAGAATCAGATACTTTGAAAAATCCAAAAAAAGTTTCACCAATACGTCCGCTATCGTATGCTCCGGAATGAATCCAGGAGTCGTTCAATGGATGGCGATAGAGCTTCTCAACAAATATGCTCAAGATTCACCAATTGCCTGCTATATTGTTGAACAAGACACTTCTTTTTTTAAGGATAAGAAATTGGCAAAAGAGAACGTCATCTACACAACCTGGTCACCAGAATGTTTCCTTGATGAAGCGATTATGAGCTACCCGATGCTTATCCAACACCACACACCACTCTTCTTATACGAACAAGTTTATAACCTTGAATTCAAAGTGAATTTAGGCGGGAACCAGTTTTATGGTTGTTTGATGCCTCACGAAGAAGTATATACGTTATGTCAGTTGTATGATATGGAAGGTGGCTTTTTATATAAAGTAAATGAACATACCACCGAGTTAATCCGTTCCCATCTGGATGACGTTGATGAATTATGGAACCATGAAATGAAGGTTCTTGATCCGCTTGAGGCGCCATTGAAAGGGGAAGATTTGGTGGGGGTGCTTCTTGTGTTTAAAGACAAGGAGCGATATATGTACAATATATTAAGCAATGATGTGGTGTTTTCAGAATATAAAACCAATGCGACCTATTTTCAGGTGGCGTGCGGTATCTATGCTTCATTAACCGTACTTTTGCTAGACCAAATACCTAACGGTGTGTATTATGTGGACGAGTTATTGTTAACAACAAACAATCACTATGCTCAATATTTGACTTATTACATGACGGATTTTGTGACAGGGGAAAATGAAAATACAGATGGTTGTTTGCTAAATAGGATGAGAAAGTTTCGCGACTGA
- a CDS encoding YdiK family protein produces MKRQSPLFMGIIYAGLGALFTAIAIQTVSSTGWGIFAYILVLIATLDFGSGLRMIMLHFKIKAAQKNKKK; encoded by the coding sequence ATGAAACGTCAATCACCATTATTCATGGGCATCATCTATGCAGGCTTAGGAGCTCTTTTTACCGCTATCGCGATTCAAACCGTCAGTTCTACAGGATGGGGAATCTTTGCCTACATACTTGTACTGATCGCGACCCTGGACTTTGGATCGGGATTACGCATGATCATGCTTCACTTTAAGATTAAAGCCGCCCAAAAAAATAAGAAAAAATAA
- a CDS encoding tyrosine-type recombinase/integrase → MLALKWTDLDLTKKTIRITKTYYNPNNKRTGYQLLTPKTKKSIRTIMVDDGLVALFKAHKREQMELKMKQRLVYEDQDFIFAENIGHPRVMKQMVLRLQRLMKHLDVDKHITPHSLRHTHTSLLI, encoded by the coding sequence ATGCTAGCATTAAAATGGACAGACCTGGACCTTACTAAGAAAACTATAAGAATCACCAAAACATACTATAATCCAAATAACAAACGTACAGGTTATCAACTCCTAACCCCAAAAACAAAAAAGTCAATCCGCACAATCATGGTTGACGATGGACTTGTCGCCTTATTCAAAGCACACAAGCGTGAGCAGATGGAATTGAAAATGAAACAACGGTTAGTATATGAGGATCAAGATTTCATTTTTGCTGAAAACATCGGGCATCCAAGAGTTATGAAGCAAATGGTATTGCGTTTACAGCGTTTAATGAAGCATTTGGATGTAGACAAGCATATTACCCCCCACAGCTTAAGACATACTCATACATCCCTTCTCATTTAA
- the groL gene encoding chaperonin GroEL (60 kDa chaperone family; promotes refolding of misfolded polypeptides especially under stressful conditions; forms two stacked rings of heptamers to form a barrel-shaped 14mer; ends can be capped by GroES; misfolded proteins enter the barrel where they are refolded when GroES binds), which produces MAKEIKFSEEARRSMLRGVDALADAVKVTLGPKGRNVVLEKKFGSPLITNDGVTIAKEIELEDAFENMGAKLVAEVASKTNDVAGDGTTTATVLAQAMIREGLKNVTAGANPMGIRKGIEKAVNTAIAELKAISQPVENKESIAQVAAISSADEEVGQLIAEAMERVGNDGVITIEESKGFTTELDVVEGMQFDRGYASPYMVTDSDKMEAVLENPYILITDKKITNIQEILPVLEQVVQQGKPLLLIAEDVEGEALATLVVNKLRGTFNAVAVKAPGFGDRRKAMLEDIAALTGGEVITEEIGLDLKSATIDSLGRASKVVVTKENTTIVEGAGNTAQIQARVNQIRVQLEETTSEFDREKLQERLAKLAGGVAVIKVGAATETELKERKLRIEDALNSTRAAVEEGIVAGGGTALLNVYNKIAEIQAEGDVATGVKIVLRAIEEPVRQIAHNAGLEGSVIVERLKGEAVGTGFNAATGEWVNMIASGIVDPTKVTRSALQNAGSVAAMFLTTEAVVADKPEPAGAGGMGMPDMGGMGGMGGMM; this is translated from the coding sequence ATGGCTAAAGAAATTAAATTTAGTGAAGAAGCACGCCGCTCCATGCTTCGTGGTGTGGACGCACTTGCAGATGCAGTTAAAGTAACGCTTGGACCAAAAGGTCGTAACGTGGTTCTTGAGAAAAAATTCGGTTCACCGCTTATCACTAATGACGGTGTGACGATCGCTAAAGAAATCGAACTCGAAGATGCATTCGAAAACATGGGTGCGAAATTGGTTGCTGAAGTAGCAAGCAAAACAAACGACGTAGCTGGTGACGGTACAACGACTGCAACGGTTCTTGCACAAGCCATGATCCGTGAAGGTCTTAAAAACGTAACAGCTGGTGCTAACCCAATGGGTATCCGTAAAGGAATCGAGAAAGCGGTCAATACTGCAATTGCAGAATTGAAAGCCATTTCCCAACCTGTTGAAAACAAAGAATCAATTGCACAAGTTGCAGCCATCTCTTCAGCTGATGAAGAAGTGGGCCAACTGATTGCTGAAGCAATGGAGCGCGTTGGTAACGACGGCGTCATCACAATCGAAGAGTCAAAAGGTTTCACTACTGAATTGGACGTTGTAGAAGGTATGCAGTTCGATCGTGGATATGCATCTCCATACATGGTTACTGATTCAGATAAAATGGAAGCTGTCCTAGAGAATCCATACATCTTGATCACAGATAAAAAAATCACGAATATCCAAGAAATCCTTCCTGTACTTGAGCAAGTTGTTCAACAAGGGAAACCGCTATTATTGATTGCTGAAGATGTAGAAGGCGAAGCGCTTGCAACTCTTGTTGTGAATAAACTTCGTGGAACATTCAATGCAGTTGCGGTTAAAGCTCCAGGATTCGGTGACCGTCGTAAAGCAATGCTTGAAGACATCGCAGCTCTTACAGGCGGCGAAGTAATCACTGAAGAAATCGGTCTTGACCTTAAATCTGCAACAATCGATTCATTAGGCCGTGCGTCTAAAGTGGTTGTTACAAAAGAAAATACAACGATCGTTGAAGGTGCTGGAAATACAGCTCAAATTCAAGCTCGTGTAAACCAAATCCGTGTTCAATTAGAAGAAACAACTTCTGAATTCGACCGTGAAAAATTACAAGAACGCCTTGCTAAATTAGCTGGTGGTGTAGCGGTAATCAAAGTCGGTGCAGCTACTGAAACAGAATTAAAAGAACGTAAACTTCGTATTGAAGATGCATTGAACTCCACTCGTGCCGCTGTTGAAGAAGGTATCGTAGCCGGTGGTGGTACAGCACTTCTTAACGTATACAATAAAATCGCTGAAATTCAAGCGGAAGGCGACGTAGCAACAGGCGTGAAAATCGTTCTTCGTGCCATCGAAGAGCCTGTACGTCAAATCGCACACAACGCTGGACTTGAAGGCTCTGTAATCGTAGAGCGCCTTAAAGGCGAAGCAGTAGGTACTGGCTTCAACGCAGCTACTGGCGAATGGGTCAACATGATTGCATCCGGTATCGTCGATCCTACTAAAGTAACTCGTTCAGCTCTACAAAACGCTGGTTCTGTAGCAGCTATGTTCTTAACGACAGAAGCTGTTGTTGCTGATAAACCAGAACCTGCTGGCGCTGGCGGCATGGGCATGCCTGATATGGGCGGCATGGGCGGAATGGGCGGCATGATGTAA
- the moaC gene encoding cyclic pyranopterin monophosphate synthase MoaC gives MGDLTHFNEQGRAKMVDVSAKPETTRTAIAQSSILLNDEIYELVTNQKLKKGDVLAVAQVAGIMASKNTSNIIPMCHPIALQGVNIAFDWEKEDQGYRLRIETEAKTKGSTGVEMEALTAASVTALTVYDMCKAIDKGMVIGPTFLVEKTGGFSSNDYKRQVKQTDRD, from the coding sequence ATGGGAGACTTAACGCATTTTAATGAGCAAGGCAGGGCCAAAATGGTTGATGTGAGTGCTAAGCCTGAAACAACCCGGACGGCTATAGCTCAATCGAGCATTTTATTGAACGATGAAATATATGAATTGGTCACGAACCAGAAATTGAAAAAGGGTGATGTACTGGCTGTTGCACAAGTTGCAGGAATAATGGCCAGCAAGAATACATCCAATATAATTCCGATGTGCCACCCCATTGCTCTGCAAGGGGTCAATATAGCCTTTGATTGGGAAAAGGAAGATCAAGGATATAGGCTTAGGATTGAAACGGAAGCTAAGACAAAAGGGAGTACAGGTGTGGAAATGGAAGCGTTAACAGCTGCATCCGTGACTGCCTTGACTGTTTATGACATGTGTAAGGCCATTGATAAGGGAATGGTAATCGGGCCTACATTCTTAGTGGAGAAAACAGGCGGATTTTCTAGCAACGATTATAAAAGACAAGTAAAACAAACAGATAGAGATTAA
- the groES gene encoding co-chaperone GroES: MLKPLGDRVIIELVQSEEKTASGIVLPDTAKEKPQEGKVVAVGTGRVLENGERVALEVAQGDLIIFSKYAGTEVKYEDTEYLILRESDILAVIG; the protein is encoded by the coding sequence TTGTTAAAACCATTAGGTGATCGCGTTATTATTGAACTAGTTCAATCTGAAGAAAAAACTGCAAGCGGTATTGTTCTTCCTGATACTGCAAAAGAAAAGCCACAAGAAGGTAAGGTAGTAGCTGTTGGTACTGGCCGTGTCCTTGAAAATGGCGAACGTGTTGCTTTAGAGGTTGCCCAAGGCGATCTAATTATCTTCTCAAAATATGCAGGTACTGAAGTTAAATACGAAGATACTGAATACTTAATTTTACGTGAAAGCGACATTCTAGCTGTAATCGGCTAA